CGCAAAGCGCCGCTCGCGCCGTCGACTGGGCCGGCGCGGCGCCGCCGCTACGGTGATGCAACCGCAAAAGGGGATCGCGCCAGCCATGTATGACACCCAAGCAGCCAATGATGCTCAGCTGTTGACGAAATCCGGCGCCGAAGGCTGCGGATTGCGTTCGGTGATGAGCGAGCTGTTCCTGCCGCAGGATGTCAACGGCGCCTGCCCGTTCTCCCTGATCGAATTTTTTGTCGAGCCCGGTGGCGCATCGACGCCGCACGCGCACCCATCCGCCGAGATTTGGTACATCCGGCACGGCCGGGGATTGGTGCTGACGCAGCGGGGCGGCATCGATGTCGAGGCGGGCGACGTCGTCTATCTCCGGCCCGGCGCGATCCATCATATCGAGAACCGGGGCGACGAACGCCTCGCCGCGCTTTCGGTGGCGTGGACGAGTTGAGCATGCACGCCGCGACCCACGATCTTGCGGTTGTCGGCGGCGGCGTCATGGGGCTGTGCACGGCGCTGGAAGCGAGGCGGCGGTTTCCCGAAGCACGGATCACTGTCCTGGATAGAAGCGAGATCGGGCTCGGCGCAAGCCGGCACGCGCCGGGCATCCAGCTCGCCTTGGGGCGTACGGCCACCGAGCGCGATTTCGCGCGGCGGAGCCTGAAGGGTTGGGAACGGATTTTTCCCGACGCGAGCTGGCCGGTCGGCCGCCGCCTCGATCTGCTCTGGATCGCCTCCGATGTCGGAAAGCTTCGCGAATGGCAGCTTGGTACGGGACCCGGCTTGTCGGACGGCGCCGCATGGATGTCGCGCCTGTCCGGCCTTGCCGCGGGCATGGTACCCGCGGGACGCGCCACATTGGCGGACCGCTGCTCCTACAGCCCGGTCCGGGGGATCGTCGTCGAGCTGGCCGGCCGGCTGAAACGAGAGGGTTGTGAAATTCGAGAGAATTTCGGTGTCGACGAGATCACGCCTTGCGGCGACGGCGTCGATATCCGAGGCGTGGATGCGCGCACGGTCCGCGCCAAGCGTGCCGTGGTGGCGATCGGCCCCTGGCTCCCGGGATCGCATCTGGTGGATGAAGCCGATCTGCGCGTCCGGCCGCGCGTGAAGAAGGTCGTCGCGTTCCATCTCGACCGACAGCCCGCGCCCGACTGTCCGGCGATCGCGATTCAAGAGGACTATGTGTTCCTCATACCCATGATCGAGGATGGCTACTGGCTATACAGCTTTACGTCGAACCATTGGGACGTCCGGCCGGTCGCGAGCGAGCTTCGGGTCGACGATGGCGATATCGAGCGCGGCATGGCGATCTTGCGGAAATGGTTTGTGCACGATGTGCCGGGTATCGCGTCGTCCCGGGTGTTCTGTGACTGCTATGGCGGGGATGGCGCGCCCTTCGTCGTGCCGCACCGCTCCAGTGGGCGCGTTGTTTTCGTGGGCGGTGGCTCGGGGAACGGCTTTCGCTTTGCGCCGGCGTGCGCGGAAGACGCAATCGATCGGCTCTGGTCCGGCGCCGAGGGAGGCCGGCCGGAGTCCCGCGCGCGGGTTGCGGCGGAAGCGGCGGTTTCGCGATGAAATCACCGGCCTCCCTCGCGATCACGGAAAGGAATGCCGCTTACGCGCGGGATGCCCCTGCGCGCACCCCGGACGGTTCCGGCGCGACATTGACGGTCGATCTCGGTGCCATCCGAGACAACTACGTGAACTTGCGCGGAAAGCTCGAAGGCGTTGTCTGCGGTGCCGTCATCAAGGCCGATGCCTACGGCTTGGGGGCTGTCCGCGTGGCCGCCGTATTGGCAAAAGCCGGTTGCGACCACTTCTTTGTGGCCCATCTCGACGAGGGCATCGCCGTCCGCGCGCATCTGCCCGACCACGCAAAGGTCTTTGTCCTGCACGGCCTGATGCCGGGTTGCGAAAAGCTCGCGCATGCGCACCGCCTGATTCCGGTCCTGAACGGACTCGAGCAGATAGACGCCTGGGCCGCCTTCGCCCGCCGCATGGGCCGGGTGTTGCCGGCCGCAATCCAGGCCGATACCGGCATGTCGCGGCTGGGCATATCGCCGGCCGAGCTCGAGGGCCTTGCGCAAAGGCGGGGTCGTCTGGACGGCATCGGCTTGTGCCTCGTCATGAGCCAGCTCGCTCGTCCGGAGCGGATGGACGACTTCAGCGCCCGGCAGCGCGAGCGCTTCCTTGCCGTCTGCCGTGCATTGCCGAGCGCGCCCGCTTCAATTGCGAGTTCCGCCGCGATCTTTGGAAGCCGGGATTGCCATTTCGATGTCGTGCGGCCCGGCGGCGCGCTCTACGGACTGGCGCGATCGGTCGTGTGGTCCTATGCGCCGCGCCCCGTCGTGCGCCTCCAGGCTCGTGTCGTTCAAACCAGGGATGTGATAGCCGGCGATGCGGTCGGATACGGCCTCAGCTTCCGAACCGACAAGGCGCGCCGGGTGGCGACCGTTGCGATCGGGTATGCCGACGGATTTCCGCGGATCCTCAGCAACCGCGGCGTTGCGCATCTGGACGAGCAGCCGCTCCCGATCATCGGCTCGATCTCGATGGACTTGTTGACGCTCGA
The nucleotide sequence above comes from Rhizomicrobium sp.. Encoded proteins:
- a CDS encoding FAD-dependent oxidoreductase; its protein translation is MHAATHDLAVVGGGVMGLCTALEARRRFPEARITVLDRSEIGLGASRHAPGIQLALGRTATERDFARRSLKGWERIFPDASWPVGRRLDLLWIASDVGKLREWQLGTGPGLSDGAAWMSRLSGLAAGMVPAGRATLADRCSYSPVRGIVVELAGRLKREGCEIRENFGVDEITPCGDGVDIRGVDARTVRAKRAVVAIGPWLPGSHLVDEADLRVRPRVKKVVAFHLDRQPAPDCPAIAIQEDYVFLIPMIEDGYWLYSFTSNHWDVRPVASELRVDDGDIERGMAILRKWFVHDVPGIASSRVFCDCYGGDGAPFVVPHRSSGRVVFVGGGSGNGFRFAPACAEDAIDRLWSGAEGGRPESRARVAAEAAVSR
- the alr gene encoding alanine racemase; translated protein: MTVDLGAIRDNYVNLRGKLEGVVCGAVIKADAYGLGAVRVAAVLAKAGCDHFFVAHLDEGIAVRAHLPDHAKVFVLHGLMPGCEKLAHAHRLIPVLNGLEQIDAWAAFARRMGRVLPAAIQADTGMSRLGISPAELEGLAQRRGRLDGIGLCLVMSQLARPERMDDFSARQRERFLAVCRALPSAPASIASSAAIFGSRDCHFDVVRPGGALYGLARSVVWSYAPRPVVRLQARVVQTRDVIAGDAVGYGLSFRTDKARRVATVAIGYADGFPRILSNRGVAHLDEQPLPIIGSISMDLLTLDVSAIPASRIPPGTPVDLIGPQQTLAAFAESARMMEDEVITLLGPRVRRVYEPA
- a CDS encoding cupin domain-containing protein, giving the protein MYDTQAANDAQLLTKSGAEGCGLRSVMSELFLPQDVNGACPFSLIEFFVEPGGASTPHAHPSAEIWYIRHGRGLVLTQRGGIDVEAGDVVYLRPGAIHHIENRGDERLAALSVAWTS